In Sesamum indicum cultivar Zhongzhi No. 13 linkage group LG1, S_indicum_v1.0, whole genome shotgun sequence, the sequence CAGATGATGTTTGACTTAATATTGAGCGAACCTCAGGTTCAAATCCCATGTCAAGCATTCGATCAGCCTCATCAAGAACCTAAAACACAAGTCACTGTGAGAAACATTTGTTGGATGGGGCTTAAAAGTGACATAGGCATTCCAATAAACACTCCACAGTCAAACAGCAGATAGGTCAAGCACCAAGTACAAGCAAAAAGCATGATCAACTCATTCAATCTAGAGAATGAAGAAGGGGCCAGGGCAATCCCATTTCAACCAGAGACCTACTTCAACTAATAGCTATTTTGGCAAGATTGTACACCCTCCATGTATAATTCATGTAATCCTAGAACAAATAACAGCCAAACCAGAAAATGAACACATTGTGTTGTATCAAGCACATCCACTAATGCTAAGTTTAGATTGATCGCAAGATATGCCAATTTCTCAAGCATTTACCTAACCATGTCTATCCGAAAAAATTTGCCAACTTGcacaaattacatatttgCCCCACATTCTCCTgggacatttttttttcctggaGAGCATATTAAGCAATTTCATGCAacattagatttttttttccaaaaaccAGATTTGGTAAAGTTTGAATGAGTTGTACTGGAACAATAATTGTTGAAGTGTAAAAGAAAGGCAACTTCTCCCATCAGATACTCATCAGAAACAAAGAAATGACTTGTAATATATAGCACGACAAATACTCAGAGATGGAAGTGAAAATCGCAAATCATTCACCAAGAAACTACTCATTATTACCTAATTTCCTACTTACCACGAAAGATACTTCCTTTAGGGAGCACACTTCCATTTCAATCAAGTCTTTCAAACGGCCAGGAGTCCCAATTACAATGTCCTGCATAGAGCCACATATAACAGATGCTTGAGGTATTCATGCAGATTGGATGGAACCTAATAGTTTGAATCATATACAATAAACtctttatagaaaaataaacaaacactAAAACCTGACTTATCAAATGCATCTATCAAACTCACTGTATCTTACACTTCATGCACAAGATAATGTGACAAAGTCCACCATGAAGTGCATATGtgagaaataattatgacCTCAAAAATTTATCTTTGGACCTTCTCAAATAGTTTGAAATCAATCTCTTCACAGATTCATGAGTTCAACCATTCTACGTTCAACTACCCAATCAATTTCATGTAGTGAGAATATTAACTAACTTCcgaatagaaaatgaaaaaacatataCGAGTTCTAGACTACACAGAAGCATTAATGAAGACAATGGTTTGAATTAGTCATACCCGAAAAAAGTTGATACCAACTCGTCCTGTTTCTTCAATGTTGTAGAGTATAGATGTAATTTAACAATAAGGGTCggttttctttgttctttgCCTAAGTAAAAGCTCACGTAGCATGCCAATAAATGTAGCATCTTTTCCCCTGGGATCAGACtagtaaaataatacatatttgtCATAGGGTAATAACTagatatgaataataaataatgggATGTCAATGATCCTTCTACATATTTGTATTAACTGaacattatacatatattgttaattataatttataagcaTCACAACTAACACAAATTAGAGAGGCATAACATGACATTACTTAGCAGCCAAAAGGAAAGACTTATGATATCATTCTAATTATGGATTGGATCACAGCAAGGACCATAATCATCAGAAACCAAGTTGAAATATGCTCAGAGTTTAAGGCCACGATGTCTTACCACACCAGATTTTAGAGAAGATATCTGTGGCCCTTTAGAAGTTCCTCCATATATACAAACTGACTGCACTGCACTAGGCTTCCCAGCATCACAAAGAACGTCGAAAATCTAACAGATTTAGGTAGCACCATCAGTCATACATTTATATAGCCATCGACCGAACATATCAGAGTTTTAAATACATGCTTTCAGGCATGAAATATGTAACTGACAACAATCATGCTCATGGTTTTAGGTTATTAGGTTATCATTCAAACGGCTATTATCTAAAGCAAGTAATCATTTGTGGAAATCAAATCCAAGATTATAAGTTATGGTAGAACTGCAGTTTTCTGACTCTGGGAAAGGTTGAATGTGCATACAGCTCGAACAGAAAGCAGAAACCCTAAATTTAGGCACCTGTGCCCCCGTTAGCATGCAGATACATTTTTCCCAAGTGATACTTAAGATCCTCAATATCAGCTAAATACCGGAGAGCACTGATGTTGAGCAGTTTAAGAATAAACCAGAGACAAATACACTAAGCATGCTTCGCAACCGACTACAGTTAGTAATACAAAGCCTGTTATCGCTAAATGGAGAACATACTTGTTGAGCTAGCTCCCTTGTAGGTGACAGAACAAGGCAAAGTGGATTCCTTTTCTTGGCAGTCTTACCCTTTCGCTTGCTTAGTACGTGCATAATAGCAGGAACTCCGAACGCAATTGTTTTACCTAACCAACCGAGCAACACAAATTTTTGATCAAAAACACATGGCAAAACAGAATAGAATCAAGTAATGTAACaacaaaaggaagaaaaaagaaaagcgtACCAGACCCAGTTGCTGCAATTCCAATAAAATCGCGGCCATCAAGCAGAAAAGGCCATGAATGAGATTGAATTGGTGACGGGTTATCAAATGTCTTGCAGCATTCTAAAACCTCCCCAGGAAGCCCGGACTCCGCGAATGAATTCAATGCCTTGTATTTTGAATCATTAACGTTCTTCCCAGATACCACCACACCACTGCCTTCTCTTACCTCGTCAGTTGCATTCTTCTcctcctctttttcttctccctctctgtcctttttcttcttctttcttgtttcttcaaCTGACCCATTACTCAGAGTCTCCTCTTTCCCCACCttgtctttcttctttttctctttcggAATTTCTACAGAACCATCATTCAAAACCTCCTCGtttttctgctttttcttctttttcttgtggaTCTCAGCCGAACCATTTGGAatctcttcctcttcttcttgttcctgttccttattcttctttttcacaTCTTTATACGATTCCCCAGCGAACTCAGCATCAGCTTCATCGAGCTTTCTCTTCTGCTTGTCCTTGTGCTTTTTCTGACGCTTGGATTCGCCGTTTTCCATGGAGTTTAGAGCTTCCGTTTCAGTATTATGAATCTTTTGGCCGCCCATAATTAGGAATAAGACCCCAAACCCTAGAGAGAAGCGGTTGGAGATTGTCTGAGGTTTTGGGTGTGGCGGCAAATTCTGCTCCACTCACCGAAAATAACTCTTAAAGCCCTGTTGGGTTATTAAAATTAACCCTtgacttttaattatataaaatagataatgtATAATTAAGCTCCCCAccgttttatgaaattatacgTTGATTTTaggtaatttgaaaaattattttaatatttttaaaatttattttatctaataaataagtttattcgtttatcaaaattcactgaacttatttatattaacaaaaaagacttatatttactctcgattgacttaatactaatatattacccgtaaattaaatatttctacgatctaattaccctcatacattTTTACACgttaatgtatataaatagatatatcTTCACTATTATAGCGCTAGtttagtcaaaaaaaaatatttgacttattatgagtcaataataagtcaattgaggaaaaatatcaattttcattcaatttttttttttgttaatatcagtaaattcaatGGATTTTAActttagacgaaaacaaacatcGGGgttgctagatgtaatttttaaaatcacaagaagtctacttgtaattatatcgAACATCAGGGCAGGGAGCATAATTATCccaattcataattatactctGTCtcattgatgtaattacacaaatcttttataatttgaaaaattacatctagtttgctttcatctaataaataagttcatcaattagtcaaattcactaaattcattgatatttacaaaaaaaattgaataaaaattgatttatcctcgattgacttattacaaattaaataatttttttcgaacccttataacggtgaagatatacctccacATATGTTAACCCGTAAATACATATAAGGGTAATGTAgttataagaatatttatttaatttgcaataaattagtaataagtcaattaggggttaatatagaatttttttctaattttttttttaatatcagcaaattcgatgaattttgactaacggattgatttatttgttatacgaaagcaaatctcaaaagtactagatgtaatttttcaaactacaaaagGTACGTGTAATTATTGATTGACTTGAAGTATCTCCTCTTTGTTAGACTTATTGTCTTTCAAGCATTTACGGTCAATCCATCTCGTTTTGAATAcgtaatgtttggttttgacCAGGACGTGTAGAGGTACGAAGAGTAGTCTTATGAACCAACTCAAATTATGGGACATCCCAATAATCTTCTAACATAAAAGGTTCAAGATttagaatatgtatttttgtaaatcaatataataataatacctaACTATTGATGCAGCATTAATCATGTATGCAACGCATACTTTTTTAGCTTGAGAGCATCGATGCCAAATTGAATCAATTTGCCACGTGAACATTCTTAGTTGacaattttgacaacatggATATTGAGTTCGCATGTATCTCCTAAACGTTTGTTCAAAGAATGATATAGAGCGATAAAATGGTTTGCTCAGTAGTTGTATTTGGCATAGCCGGTTAAGAAGATGGTGGCATACCTTATGCCAATGTTTCagccataatatttatttcaacatCATTTTCGCCATCCTCGTGTGGAATTGGAAATTCCACTTCACTAGATTTAGAATCATGGTGCAGCCTGGAACTACAGTTAGGACAGCGTTGTCCTTGCATTTGTATACTAGAAATTATGTCATACTAGCATCAAAGGCAAAAGGGCAATTGGTGGTGTATTGCAGTTGGTACATATAACattaacttattatatttgtaagtagatatttttttgaataatgtttCAGTAACTGATCAAGTTTACATAATTTTACACCATTTCACCATTACAGTACGAACAACTGTCCAGGTCATAAGAGATATATTGGATGATATGCAGGTTGATCATGTATCTAATACACAAAACATTACGTATAtctatacaaatattaaatgcaCATCAATTGCATCGTTTCGTTTATTATAGTTTATCTGACAACCATATGACATGAACTCAGATTGCATTATGGCCTATACAGCTGATTTTACCCCTGAACTGTGGATGTCAACATGTTCTCTGATTTTTTATGGCATTGTGGAAATTCATCATTGCCAATTTGGGATTAGACAAAATATTCACGAAATGCTAGATTCTCGGGATATGGGCTTGTATTTGATATCCGGTAAAGCACGTACTAGCACAAATTGAGGCTTACAATACATAATATACATTAGTAGATGGCAGAGACGACATTACAAGATTGTGCATGGGCCACTCATTTCCAACAAAAGATATACAAAATGTGGATATGTGAATGGTACAACAATATAACACGGCATTTCGTTCATCATTTACTAATAGGCGTGTGGAAAGTGGGTACTAACCTTAAGATGCGTGCATGATGAACATTGTggtatgttatataatataaaatattttatttatattaaaagttgtattaaaatttattattttctacatatttCAAGTTGAACAGATGCAATCCGTTTGTTTAAGTTCTCAACTTAGACCAACAGCTGTTGGAGGTTTCAATATGTTGGTGGACACATATGATGCCACATTAGACAATATTTACGAGTTCATCATGCAttcagagaaaaaaaaaatccaccaACATAAGAAAATATCCAACCACGTCCTACAGACAAACGAGAAGTCGTAGTCGAATGCCTGCTAGTTCAATTGAACGTGAAAATATTAGGGCAGATATAGCTGGTCCTTCTACAACGTATACACTTCATATTACTATATGCCTCAATCGCTACAACAAGATGACTTGTTTCAATGAACTCTATACATGCCAAGTCATTCAGAATCTTATTTCGCATATGTTGATCTTGATAGTGGTCTTGGCACTAACAACCACATGTATATCGTGATTATGTGGTGTCCAATTATGCAACAACATCAAATCGATTGCACATTAATGCCAAAGATGATAATAATGAACAAAATGAGACAACACAGAATGTGATTGATGAAATAAGAGGACCTCAGCACCAACACCATCGGCGCAGTTGTGGGACAAGcggttatttttaaatatgtatgCAATTATCGTAATATTTCTAACAATAGATTGtatcttttttattgataaaattttaaagttatcattgattataattaataagaaataataatacacataattaatattaattaaaattaataatattcataaaaatattgggTGATAATTTCAGAGACGGGTTTAACTCCGGAATCCAATTCCAAATCCCGCGTTGTGCCCAAAGCGGCAAAAACAGCTCACAGAAACTGCTACTCTACTCAAcgctctctctttctctctctcgcttTATATAGACGAACCACGTACGTACGCATATACGTATCTTGTATGTATACATAACATTGCACCTATATCTCCGTTCAGTTTTCGGAAAATTTGTGTTGCGTAATAATCGGCGATGGGTCGGCGGAATGATCCGAATCCGTTTGACGAGGGAGAACCTGAAATTAATCCATTTTCGGTAACCGCCTTCTCAGTTTATCTAGATCTGCCTGTTTTTAGACTGTGTTTTGCGTTTGGCGATCTTTTTTGTGGTTTCTGGTGGTCGGTGATTTCCAGCGTGGATGTGATTTCGCGGGTTTTGGTTTGGGGTTATTTGAATTGCATCCGAGAACCAAGGCTTGGGTAAATTTGATGTAGAGGTGAAGTGAAGTGCATGTTTTGAGGAGCGGAAGTTAAATAAACTTGAATTTGATAGGAAGACTGGTTTGAATTACTGGGGGCCGATTTTTTGGTTGACGATAGTCCTTATAGTCGCGAACAGTCgtgttgtaaatatttataaataaggaTAAGggtatcatattttatttgttccaGAGTAATCATTCATCAAGAGTCAATGCatatatacttaaatataGGAACATGTTACTATCACTATTGACTTTCTATATTGATTATTGACAGAGTCGTATGACTAGAATGTTTCTGAATCTCGCGTAAGCTTGCGTACACACTTGAATTTCCTCTGTTTTCTATCCTCACAAGCCAAAgggaatttatatattctattcAATTGCAATGCTGAAGTACCGAGTGTGGTTTTCTCCCAGTTAACGGACGGAAGTGCATATCCAGTACAAAGGATATTTACTAGTGACTGTAACAACTCTCTTTTGCATATCATATCGACCtataatttactgaatttcTCAGCAAAGTGATAAATGGAAGACTCACTGGCATGCATTAGCTAAATCATTTGTCATGCTGTAAAATATTGTTATCTTGATGCGATAGGGGGCCCTCATGCACTTGCAGCCGACCAAATGTACCTGCTGAGCATCATCGGTTAGAAGAATGTCCAGATGTTAGTAAAAGGATGCATGTCCTGTAAATCAGAGGGGTTATGCTTTCATACTACTTTATTGTTACCGGGCAAATGAAGTATGACTAAAGTTTTCATGTGCAGTTTGTGTTAGGGCATTCATCAATGAATAGTTGGCTTTTGAATAAGGAACTGATGTCCGCATTATTATGAAGATAAGCATCATGTTAAAGTCAATGAGATAACCTTCATTGGGTTGAACTTGAATCTATACATGATTATTAACTCTGagaataatttgattcaacCTGGCTGATCCATGATGTCTTTTTGGGGTAAATGATCCATGATGTCTTGCAGAATGATACTGCAGCGGCTGGATCAAAGTCACGCATTCCTAAAGTGGTTGCTAGTACACTGGGCTTTGGTCAAAAGAACGACGCCAATGTGGATATCCCATTAGATACCATGaatgtaatgtaattaatagCACTTTTTCTTTAAGCAATTCTACTGCAACATCTAAAATTCTAATATACATGGTTTCTATTAACTTGTCAGGATCCAAGAAAGAAGGAGAAAGAACTTGCTACTTGGGAATCAGATTTGAATAGGAGAGAAAGGGTTGGTTTCTCTGTTTTGATATCCTGCTCTTGCTCTAGGGAGATTAATCAATAagtaattcatcatttttctgtaataatCTCCTTTTCCCCTGGTTTGTTAAACGAAGATATATACAAAAAGAACTAGTCCTATTTGTTCATTGTACATTGATATGAAATAATTGTTAACAATATGAACTTGGCCTCTAAGATGTTCTTGACTCAATAAGCAGTAAACACAGAACAATGGTTATTCAGGAAAAATGAGTATGCTTTTGATGTCACGTGATGACCAACTAGGAGAAAAGCATACTTTTGTGCCCTTTGGTGGTGTTACTTTCATTCTGTTTTCACCTCATAtttgtctcatttttttttgcccATTTgctgtaattaatttactgGGCATTTCAGGAAATTAAACGCAGAGAAGATGCTGTTGCCAGAGGTAAGCTATGAGATTAAGGTCACTAATCATGTTAGAAATATTTATCCATATTTCCCATGCTTCTAATTTTTCCTACAATCCTTTGATTAGCTGGTGTTCCGGTGGATGACAAAAATTGGCCCCCTTGTTTTCCAATTATTCACCATGACATAGCCAATGAAATTCCAGTTCCTGCTCAGAGGTTGCAATATCTGGCTTTTGCAAGTTGGTTAGGTGGGGTATCTGCTGCTCTCCTGCTTGGTCTTGAGAAGTTTCTGACATAATTCTTGTTTGTTggatataatgatattaacatCGGTCGTGACTAAATATAAGTCCTTAAGCTTGTGTTACCATTTGTTATTGCAAACTTTTCACTCTTACATTTGATATCTGTTTTTGGAGGTAGATCCTCTGCTCCTTATGATCGTGTAGGCCTGATGGGTGTCTTCATGAATTTCTATGTTTCAtgtgttttaaattatcttttcttgctctgttttttatatttcactcCCCTTTAGCTATCAATATGCACTGCACTATTCACATCCAACTTATTGTTCAGGAATTCCCTGTAGATTTATGCTTGTATGCAAACCTGCGAGACTTGGATGTCATATTTGTTGAATCCGTTCTTAAGAAGAGTGGAAAGTGAGGCATACTTGTGATTAACATTTCTAATAGAATGcagaattaatttgaatttatgtcCAGAAAAATGTGTATAACCTAGCAAATGGGGATGTCCATGCCATACCCTTGTTATTAAACTATTCCTGAAACTTTTGATATCGACCTTTTCAGGATACATTTTATCTTTCCCTTGGACATGGTAATTGTTAATAGAATTACTTGGGAAGTTCTCAATGTTGGTTTTCCTTATCTTGGTTCATGTTTTCTTAACAATGGTTTTACTCATTCCAAATTCATGAAGCACCCTGCCAGTTTTTAGACTGGAAGAGTAATGCCTTATTATATCCTGCCATAAGTTATCTAAGTCATGCAAAGCATGGAGAAATAATTGGTCAAAAAGTTTACTTGTTTGTGTTCTGgagtcaaaattttatatcttcTTCTATGCCATATGACTCTATTTAAGTTATCACAGTgtaatttgtttgttgttaTCCTGAGGAAGTGATTATCCCTTTACAGGTATTCTTCTTTGTCTTGTGTTCAATGTCATTGCCATCACTGTTTGTTGGATAAGGGGTGGTGGTAAGTCtctttgataaatttattggCAGTTTTTGCTTTTCTGATCTTTTGATGCATCAACTCACCTTATGAACCTTCAGGTTTAAGTAATGTACTATGACTTACTATCTGTAGGGGTTAAGATTTTTTTCCTTGCAATAATCTATGCCCTACTTGGATGCCCCCTTTCATATGTCCTATGGTACAGGCCTTTATATCGTGCAATGAGGTATGTAAGATCTccgtttgtttcccttttttctgCGGACTACTACATTATTGGAATTAACAGCAAATTCTTCTGTGACCCTGATCTTCAGGACTGATAGTGCGCTGAAATTTAGCTGGTTTTTCATGTTCTACTTGGTATGTTTGGTAGTTACTATTGAGGATTTAACAATTTCATGATTATAGCTTATCCATTTCTGACACCTTTAACATGCATTGTGCAGCTCCACATTGCTTTTTGCATATTTGCTGCAATTGCACCTCCAATCATCTTTCATGGAAAATCGTTAACGTAAGATTCTCTCGACTGTCCTTTTTCACCTAGAGAAATCCTTTCCATGTGTTCtgctttgtttttgttttatttcatcaaCTGATGCCCactatttcttttccttggtATCAGGGGCATCCTTGCTGCGATCGATGTCTTCTCAGATCATGTATTGGTAGGGGTAAGTCTTTCTATTGATGCTCATAGGCATCCATCATTGTTGTATTAACTTTGTAATAGATTATTTTCCTTCAAAGGAATTTGTGCATGGTCCTGAAAGATCACTGTTGCTTTTGGAGCTTGGCTAACACTAATCATGAATTTAACATATTATCTTCCACAACCGAGGTTAAATAACATTATTCTGAAAGACAAGTGTTGGTCAAAGCACTTTGATGATACTTGTTTCGATGTGTTATTCCTTTACATTAAGATTACTTGCACTTATTTCTGTTTGCTTCAGTTGCTTTGTAACTCACACCAAGATTAAATTCCTgtgttgtttattttgttcaaGTACAATTActttatgttttctttatgCCATGTTAACGCAGATTTTCTACCTGATTGGGTTTGCATTATTCTGCTTGGAATCACTGTTGAGCTTGTGGGTACTCCAGGTTAGAGAATTGCCAACTGCATTTGTACAATAGATGTAATTTATGAGCTTATGTGGCGAGGTCTTTGTGGTGTTTTCAAATAACCTTCTTTATttctctataataatttaatagcTATGGATATATTCTATTcttcattcttcttttttaatgcTTCATTTCTTTTGCAGAAAATATACTTCTACTTTAGGGGACACAAGTAACTCCGGAATGCATCTGGAGGTTGAAAGCATTTTTCTTTGAGAGGAGTTGCCCAAGTATATATTTCTATCCTCCTTAAGTGCTTATAATGGTTTGTTATTTTGATAAGTTCTATTTAGGGACATATGAATTTGAGATGGAAACTACTGTCTGAGATTGtattaatacaatattaataattagacatttatattttctttttcctttgtttttttatttgaataataagaATGCTAATAGGGTTCCTAATTTGTCATTTCTTTTACTAATGCTCTTTAACATTGGTCTAATTGACTAATTGGTTCTGATctgtatattaattactatttgGGATAAAAAACTGGaaacaggtccacttatgggaccaaaaatataatttatccttattttgattgtattgactAATGGAGAGAGCAACTACCATTATCAATTGGACGGAAATTCTTTAatggtcctcaaattgaaaaaaagaacCACATATGGGACTTAAGGTGCGAATTGGCTTGAGTGTGGgattaaaattagaaacaggtctacttatgggactaaaagtataatttatcctCTGCTCGTTAATGCATGCaaagaggtatatcttcaacATTATTAGGGTAGTTtagtggaaaaaaatatttgacttacaataagtcagtaataagtcaattgagggtaaagattaatttttattaagaatatCAATagatttggtgaattttgactgacAAAGGGATTTGTTTGTTAAATAGAAGCAAACTTTAGaggtgctaaatgtaattttttaaatcataaaaaatctGAATGTAATTACTTCAAACTTTAAGGAAGAAAATTTccctaaatttaaaaatattaattatatatttaaatatttatactgatataattaatatttattttaaatagtttatattattttttaatcgtTACCATACTGCTATATTTATTCTATActtatattcatatttatcacTTATCCCTCTtctaattattgatttttttttagattttttgtcatatctatttggttaaattagaaaaaatgtcttcttttgttatattttacaataattaaattgacttCTTTTGTCTTCGGATAAACAAAGAAGATTGCCAATCCAGATCGTGTCACAGGCGatccccttgctctagcatcgttaTTTACTGTATATGCATTTTTCAGCAATAATACAAGCTCCTTTCGAAATCGCGTGTGCAATTTACTGTTGTGTGATTTGTTCCTCTTTACT encodes:
- the LOC105159408 gene encoding DEAD-box ATP-dependent RNA helicase 5, which produces MGGQKIHNTETEALNSMENGESKRQKKHKDKQKRKLDEADAEFAGESYKDVKKKNKEQEQEEEEEIPNGSAEIHKKKKKKQKNEEVLNDGSVEIPKEKKKKDKVGKEETLSNGSVEETRKKKKKDREGEEKEEEKNATDEVREGSGVVVSGKNVNDSKYKALNSFAESGLPGEVLECCKTFDNPSPIQSHSWPFLLDGRDFIGIAATGSGKTIAFGVPAIMHVLSKRKGKTAKKRNPLCLVLSPTRELAQQIFDVLCDAGKPSAVQSVCIYGGTSKGPQISSLKSGVDIVIGTPGRLKDLIEMEVCSLKEVSFVVLDEADRMLDMGFEPEVRSILSQTSSVRQMVMFSATWPPPVHQLAQEFMDPHPVKVVVGSEDLAANHDVMQIVEVLDDRARDERLQTLLEKYHKSRKNRVLVFVLYKKEASRVENMLNRRGWKVVSISGDKAQHARTQALSLFKEGTCPLMIATDVAARGLDIPDVEVVINYSFPLTTEDYVHRIGRTGRAGKKGVAHTFFTKENKGLAGELINVLREAQQVVPESLLKFGTHVKKKESKLYGAHFREINANAPKATKITFDNSDNED
- the LOC105159415 gene encoding secretory carrier-associated membrane protein 4, coding for MGRRNDPNPFDEGEPEINPFSNDTAAAGSKSRIPKVVASTLGFGQKNDANVDIPLDTMNDPRKKEKELATWESDLNRREREIKRREDAVARAGVPVDDKNWPPCFPIIHHDIANEIPVPAQRLQYLAFASWLGILLCLVFNVIAITVCWIRGGGVKIFFLAIIYALLGCPLSYVLWYRPLYRAMRTDSALKFSWFFMFYLLHIAFCIFAAIAPPIIFHGKSLTGILAAIDVFSDHVLVGIFYLIGFALFCLESLLSLWVLQKIYFYFRGHK